GTAGCACCAATAGTTGAGTTTGTTTTATCTAGAATTAAAAATTACGTTAAGAATTTACCTcatgttgaaaaattgaagacAATTCTTGATCGGAGTCATCACATTCTGCATGGTAACGATTCAACGATATCACGATACTCTgtggtattattttcttcctcatcatctAAAAAAGGTCGAATATCACCAACCTATAAAAGTATTGCATTGGATTGGTTATCCGGTTATGATTTTTATCAAATCTCAATTACAGATGTACaaccattgaaaaatactGAAACTTTTTCAAAGACGTATCCAAATATCAGTGAGTTCTTAACTGAATTTACTGCTGGCCAAACGTCAGAGGAAAAGAGTCAATTAGTCGTATTTGATGgtttaaatgataaatattatGTGTTTGATGGTCCGGGAATTACCAAGCTGGAAGTTTCTAGATTCTTAACTAAGACACTTGGGGAACCTCCAAGGGAAGGCCCATTAAGTAAACGTGATAAGTTTTtggaagatttgaaattaaacaaaaagaaaaagaaagggCCCAAAAAGAATATGCATGACGAATTATaaaagtaaatatattatgaCAAATAGAAAAACTATACataaaattaatgaagaaattaacctcaaaggaaaaaaaggTATATAGTTAAAATGTGTTCTTTGTCGACCTCAAACGTAGGACAGAGTTAAAGTTTGTTATTGTTCCCTTCTACGGACCATGTGCTTTCTCGAGTGCATTTTATCTATAAAAGTTCATACAAAACAGACGAATGTTCTCTATCAAAATTAGTTgtcattttttatttcaaaaaaggGAAGTAATAACACATATCAAAGGATTAATAATGCTTGCTATATCTGTTCGTAAAATTGTTTTTAATAAGTAATAACGCCCAACATAGATAGCTgtctttcaatatttatCAACACATCCGTGCACCATAATACCTGgcgatgagatgagatgagatgagatgagatgagatagaaaaaaaaaaaacttctcaagtacatacatacatacatatattgCATGATAAAACCACTTTCTAAGGCAGACAAGAGCGGACTAAGTAGAAAAGGGAAACTATAGtaacattgaaaaaatcattctGGCATCAAAATGTCATATTATTTCAAGAACTTAAAACCAGAGTATGaatcagaagaagaaggtgatgatgataataatttagaatcGATATTATCGAGAAGGATCTCGAAAGTTGATGATGCTACTAACGGTGAATCAAGTGAGGAGGATGAAATGAAGACTATATCATTTAGttctttgaagaaagcTGATCAAATCATGATGGAGGAAGAAGCTAAAGAGTCTAAATTATCcaagaaaaacaaaatgaaaaattcaaaattatcaacaatcaaaaacaatgatACTACCAGTACAAGGAATGAATCGGAAGCAACtaagaaaaaatacaaggaagaatcatttgatgaagattcGGAGAGTGAtagtgatgatgaaggtGCATTTTTCGAGGAGGAGGAAGACAACGACGACgaacaacaaaacaataaaattaaCAAGAAACAATCGAAAGGCAAGAAAAAAGGTAAACATGCACCAATTGAATCATCTTCGAAGAAACGACTTTCTAAAAGAGGCGTAAGGGAAATTCCTGGTTTGAATATACCGAAGACTCAAAATTCCAATCTTTATCAAGATATTCGATTTGATAAATCTACGGGTGAAAGTACAGATCTTTCAGTGATTAGACGACGTTATCAATTTTTAGATGAATATAGAGAGAAGGAGATATCAGAATTAACTAAAAGGCTACATGA
The Naumovozyma dairenensis CBS 421 chromosome 5, complete genome DNA segment above includes these coding regions:
- the MPD1 gene encoding protein disulfide isomerase MPD1 (similar to Saccharomyces cerevisiae MPD1 (YOR288C); ancestral locus Anc_8.750); translation: MHLKYFYTIALLSLFHTRIQAQNFYDTNPNIIEINAKNFDKVIHQTNYTSLVEFYAPWCGYCKQLKPTFQKVAKKLNGVVQVVSVNCDLEMNKPLCASYGVEGYPTLKVFRPPKVNLNNNNNNNNNNNNNNNNNKKKNSKTKKNNVNLHKHAVETYNGQRNVAPIVEFVLSRIKNYVKNLPHVEKLKTILDRSHHILHGNDSTISRYSVVLFSSSSSKKGRISPTYKSIALDWLSGYDFYQISITDVQPLKNTETFSKTYPNISEFLTEFTAGQTSEEKSQLVVFDGLNDKYYVFDGPGITKLEVSRFLTKTLGEPPREGPLSKRDKFLEDLKLNKKKKKGPKKNMHDEL
- the RRP36 gene encoding rRNA-processing protein RRP36 (similar to Saccharomyces cerevisiae YOR287C; ancestral locus Anc_8.748); this translates as MSYYFKNLKPEYESEEEGDDDNNLESILSRRISKVDDATNGESSEEDEMKTISFSSLKKADQIMMEEEAKESKLSKKNKMKNSKLSTIKNNDTTSTRNESEATKKKYKEESFDEDSESDSDDEGAFFEEEEDNDDEQQNNKINKKQSKGKKKGKHAPIESSSKKRLSKRGVREIPGLNIPKTQNSNLYQDIRFDKSTGESTDLSVIRRRYQFLDEYREKEISELTKRLHDRKFLNKITDYEKEEMESKLISMKSRLQSVKNKDLERKIVKEYEDEINRNNSTRYHLKDSEKRKVIQKWKFDHMKAKQREKVMERKRKKRLGKEFKQFEFHQNNK